GATGCCGTCGACGAGGACGCCGTTGACCAGCAGCACCGTCAGGGCGAGGGCGAGGGCACCGCCGGCGACGGTGGCCATGCGCGCCGGGATGAAGCTGCGCAGCAGACGGATCAACCAGACGACCCCGCGACCCCAAAGCTTGCCGATGACCAGCAGGACGAGGAAGACGAGCACGATGACGGCGAGCACGATCGGGACCGTCCGCCAGTGGGTGTCGAGATGCTTGATCCCCATGAGATCGCGGATCTCGTTCTGCCACTTCATGTACCAGTGGATCATCAGCGCGGAGTCCCACAGGGCGACGAACGCCAGGGCCCACCACCAGAACTTCTGCGGCCGGGGCCAGGGCTGCTCGCGCGACACCATGAAACGGGCCAGCCAGGTGAGGAAGGTGCCGACCCCGTAGCCGATGGCCGCCGCCCCGCCGGCCACCAGGCACTGGAAGTACCAGTCGCGGGGGAGCAGCGACGGCGTGGCCGAGGCGATCAGCATGATCGTCGCACCGACCATGCCGCCGTAGGAGAGGTGGGTCATGTGGTCACGAAAGCGACGAAGCGGCTTCCGGGCAGTCGTCGTGGTCGGCATCGCGGTCCTTCGATCGGCACCCGCCGGACGGCGGACAAAAACGGCAGGGCCCCCGACGCCGGGGACCCTGCCAAACTATCAAGTGAATCGGTCAGTCGACGTGGTTGGCGGCGTTCGCGACGATGATGTCGTGGACCCACTGGGCCAACCCCGGGGCGTACCCGTCGTAGTTCTCGGTGAACCGCTCGTCTGCGACGTACATCTGCGCCAGGCAGGTGTGCATCTCGTAGCCGCAGTCGTAGAACTTCTCGATACTCGCGCGGTGCCGTTCGGCCAGGGCGTTCGCCTCGTCGGTACCGGGTTCGACGCCGGCCGCCTTCGCCGACGCCAAGGCTTGCATCAAGGCATCCTGTTCCGTCTTGACGGCCACCCAATCGGCCTTCGACATCGCCGCCGTGCGTTCCTTGCTCTGGCGCCACTGTTCGGTGTCGCCCCAGCGCTGCTCGGCCTCGGTCGCGTAATCGTCGCGCACCGATAGCCAGTCGTCGCCGAACAGCTCCACCTGCTCGTCGGCGGTCAAGGCGATGCCGTCCTGCTTTCTGGTCATGAGTTCCTCCAACGCGGCGACCATCCGGTGCAAGCGGTCGATCCGCTCGGACAGCAGCTTGCGCTGGTCCTCGAGCTGGGACAGCTCGTCGCCGTCCGGATCGTCGAGCAGGGTCGCTATCTGCTCAAGGGGGAACCCGACCTCGCGGTAGACCAAGACGCGGTGCAGGCGCTCCACGTCGGCATCGGTGTAGAGCCGATAATCCGACAGGCTGCGCTCGCTGGGCGCCAGCAGGCCGATGTGGTCGTAGTGGTGCAGCGTGCGGACGCTCAGCCCGGTCATCCGGGCGACCTCGCCGACCGTGTGCAGGTCGTGTTCCTCGCTCACACCGACCACCTTCTGCCCTGACGCCGCGTCAGGGTCAAGCGTCAGTTGGGGAGCTGGAAGACGAAGGCGTCGTCGCCCTTGGCGCAGGCGGCCAGGATGTTCTCCGCGTCCGACGGACCGCAGGTCCAGCCCTTCACGTCCTGCTTCTGGCCGGTGGCGATCAGCGGGCCGTACTCCTTGGCGACGCCCTTGGCGGTGTCGCAGCTGACGTTGCCCTTGAGGATGACGAGTTCCAGCGCACCGTCGGGTCCCTGGGCCGGGCCGCACTTGGTGCCGGGAACGTCGGGGACGACGCGCTCGGCCGGGATCGACGTCGGGCCGCTGTTGTTCGGGTTCGGGCCGGGGACGACGGCGATGCCGTTGTCGGTGGAGGCCGACGGGGAGGCGTCCGACGAGGAGGCGGTGGCGCCGGCACTCGACGCCGCGCTGTTCGTCGCGTCGTTCCCGTCGGTGGCACAGGCGAGGACCGTCAGGCCCGTCGCACCGATGACGGCAGCGGTGCCGACCAGGCGCGTGATCAGGGTCTTGGTGGTATCCAACATGGCCTCCAGGGTAGCGAAGCGGTCCTTAACTTTTGATGAATCCGTTCACTGCCTGCGACAATGCCGAGCGTGACTTCTGCAGCGACCCGCTTTGCCGTTGGAACCCCGATGACGTCGGGTCTGGGGCGCACCGGGGTGATCTCGACGCCGCACGGCGACATCGCGACGCCCGCCTTCAT
This genomic interval from Gordonia sp. X0973 contains the following:
- a CDS encoding MerR family transcriptional regulator yields the protein MSEEHDLHTVGEVARMTGLSVRTLHHYDHIGLLAPSERSLSDYRLYTDADVERLHRVLVYREVGFPLEQIATLLDDPDGDELSQLEDQRKLLSERIDRLHRMVAALEELMTRKQDGIALTADEQVELFGDDWLSVRDDYATEAEQRWGDTEQWRQSKERTAAMSKADWVAVKTEQDALMQALASAKAAGVEPGTDEANALAERHRASIEKFYDCGYEMHTCLAQMYVADERFTENYDGYAPGLAQWVHDIIVANAANHVD